The Methylomusa anaerophila genome has a segment encoding these proteins:
- a CDS encoding thioesterase II family protein, protein MPNQSLISLRSNGGGGGTLVCFPYACGNASMYYRFAQAIDPAVEVLAAVMPGHGGGGEAPVTIEEFAAPFVRLTATSQKPVFVMGYSFGGFVAYELVRRLLDNRCQAVAGLLLISCPPPGARREMDFILAASEAELAAYTLTCYGFDLSLLTASDKDNYFRVLREDTRAMHKYMFADYPLTVPALVALGKQEEEMELVRNMQRWSEYLAPVRYSMLPGGHMLIKSYPDALARMVNEFVNEQTGVKR, encoded by the coding sequence ATGCCAAATCAGTCGCTGATCTCCTTACGGAGTAATGGCGGAGGCGGAGGGACGCTTGTCTGCTTTCCCTATGCCTGCGGCAACGCCTCCATGTATTACCGTTTTGCCCAGGCTATCGATCCCGCTGTTGAGGTACTGGCGGCCGTTATGCCCGGACATGGAGGCGGTGGCGAAGCGCCGGTTACAATTGAAGAGTTTGCAGCGCCTTTTGTCCGGTTGACAGCGACCAGTCAAAAACCGGTATTTGTCATGGGGTATTCATTTGGCGGGTTTGTTGCCTATGAACTGGTACGCCGGCTTCTTGACAACAGATGCCAAGCCGTTGCCGGTTTACTGTTGATCAGTTGCCCGCCGCCCGGAGCCAGACGGGAGATGGATTTTATTCTTGCAGCCAGTGAGGCTGAACTGGCTGCATATACCCTTACCTGCTACGGGTTTGATCTCAGCCTGCTTACTGCTTCGGACAAGGATAACTATTTCCGGGTGCTGCGGGAGGATACTCGGGCTATGCATAAGTATATGTTTGCCGATTATCCGCTTACGGTACCGGCATTAGTGGCACTGGGCAAGCAGGAAGAGGAGATGGAACTGGTCCGGAATATGCAACGCTGGAGCGAGTATCTTGCGCCGGTAAGGTACTCCATGCTTCCCGGCGGGCATATGCTGATTAAGTCCTATCCGGATGCACTGGCCCGGATGGTTAACGAATTTGTGAACGAACAGACAGGGGTGAAGCGCTGA